One window from the genome of Bdellovibrio sp. NC01 encodes:
- a CDS encoding site-specific integrase: MSVKKVTTSSGEVRWEVRARESGRGSRRVKRRFEKKIDAEKFLLDFGKRKETLVIDPFAAVTFENKYFLEEAQYWLTSNKERFSPGHYNKAKAFISEFHINYGNLQIKKFTPQFLTKFQMDTVGRGSSVATCNRKTEILVAILNYSVKQRRIPSNPSVGFKKFSKQSVEMKFWSEDEARQFLLHINLKYQRHSKDRWIYLVYLIALNTGMRAGEIWGLKRSDINQTRGTISVWRQFNRVSLKLTHTKGKNARVVPANDYLLQELRVWCMDRALGMDDLLFSTETGKAICHENFVARRFNQDLMTWGGRRIRFHDLRHTAITFMVSKKIDLKTVKDVAGHASITTTMEYSHMLSEAVSKVAAEISLVPAEQSNRLRLLKEEEENSNDIFREIRKV; encoded by the coding sequence ATGTCAGTAAAAAAAGTAACAACAAGTAGTGGTGAAGTTCGCTGGGAAGTCCGTGCTCGTGAAAGCGGGCGTGGATCAAGAAGAGTTAAGAGGCGTTTCGAGAAGAAGATTGATGCAGAGAAGTTTCTGTTAGACTTCGGGAAGCGCAAGGAGACTCTGGTTATAGATCCTTTTGCGGCAGTGACATTTGAGAACAAATACTTTTTGGAGGAGGCGCAATATTGGCTTACTTCAAATAAGGAAAGGTTTTCTCCTGGTCATTATAACAAAGCAAAGGCATTTATTTCTGAATTCCACATCAATTACGGAAATCTTCAGATTAAAAAGTTCACTCCGCAGTTTTTGACTAAGTTTCAGATGGACACTGTAGGTCGAGGATCTTCGGTCGCTACCTGTAATCGTAAAACTGAAATTTTGGTTGCGATATTAAACTACTCAGTCAAGCAAAGAAGAATTCCGTCTAACCCTTCAGTAGGTTTCAAAAAGTTCTCCAAACAAAGTGTGGAGATGAAATTTTGGAGCGAGGATGAGGCGAGGCAGTTTCTGTTGCATATAAACCTAAAGTATCAAAGGCACTCAAAGGATCGATGGATTTATCTCGTTTACTTGATTGCGCTTAATACGGGAATGCGTGCGGGAGAGATCTGGGGGCTTAAGCGTTCAGATATTAATCAGACGCGTGGAACGATTTCAGTTTGGCGTCAGTTTAATCGAGTGTCGCTCAAACTTACTCATACCAAAGGTAAAAATGCTCGGGTGGTTCCAGCGAACGATTATCTCCTTCAGGAGTTGAGAGTCTGGTGTATGGACCGAGCACTTGGAATGGACGATCTTCTTTTTAGTACAGAAACTGGAAAAGCTATTTGTCACGAGAACTTCGTCGCAAGAAGGTTTAATCAGGATCTGATGACATGGGGAGGTCGAAGAATTCGCTTCCATGATCTTAGGCATACAGCGATCACGTTTATGGTGAGTAAAAAGATTGATCTAAAGACGGTGAAGGATGTAGCGGGGCATGCGAGTATAACTACGACGATGGAATATTCACACATGCTCTCTGAAGCTGTATCGAAAGTTGCCGCAGAGATATCTTTAGTTCCGGCTGAACAATCAAACAGGCTTCGATTATTGAAGGAAGAAGAAGAGAACTCGAATGATATTTTTCGAGAAATTCGAAAAGTTTAG
- a CDS encoding helix-turn-helix domain-containing protein gives MIATQALEASSREFRLFENLKALLTPREVCDLLNISIKTIYDWKYRGVLRGVPEELFVKVNRKLFIRTDILRKWILSQNGLFSP, from the coding sequence ATGATCGCAACTCAAGCTCTGGAAGCAAGTTCCAGGGAATTTAGGCTCTTTGAAAATTTAAAGGCATTGCTAACACCTAGAGAAGTTTGTGATCTCCTCAATATTTCAATTAAGACAATCTATGATTGGAAATATAGGGGAGTGTTAAGGGGAGTACCCGAAGAACTTTTCGTTAAGGTGAATCGAAAACTATTCATCCGAACTGACATTCTTCGAAAGTGGATCTTATCGCAGAACGGGCTTTTTAGTCCGTGA